Proteins encoded by one window of Chryseobacterium sp. POL2:
- the traJ gene encoding conjugative transposon protein TraJ: MEFQNLHEVLRSLYDEMLPLSADMAAVAKGVAGLGALFYVAIKVWQALSRAEPIDMYPLLRPFALGICIMFFPTIVLGTINAVLSPVVQGTHAILENQVLDLNDLQAKKDLLEREAMLRNPETAYLVSNEEFDAKLEELGWSPGDLITMSGMYMDRFAYQTEQAIKNWFRNLLEVLFQAAALVVDTIRTFFLIVLSILGPIAFAISVWDGFQSTLTQWLTRYVSVYLWLPVADLFSSMLAKIQSLIIEKDIQMLADPTYIPDTGNTVYIIFMIIGIVGYFTVPTVTGWVIQAGGAGNFTRNVNQAAMKAGNVASAGAGSAAGNIGGQLLKK; this comes from the coding sequence ATGGAATTTCAAAATCTGCACGAAGTCTTACGCTCATTGTACGATGAGATGCTCCCACTGTCCGCCGATATGGCGGCAGTGGCTAAAGGAGTAGCCGGATTGGGTGCTTTGTTCTATGTCGCTATAAAAGTATGGCAGGCATTGAGTAGAGCCGAACCCATTGATATGTATCCTTTGCTCCGTCCGTTCGCATTAGGCATCTGCATTATGTTCTTTCCGACTATCGTTTTGGGAACAATCAATGCGGTGCTAAGTCCGGTGGTACAGGGTACGCACGCCATACTCGAAAATCAGGTGCTTGACCTCAATGATTTGCAGGCTAAAAAAGACCTGTTGGAACGTGAAGCAATGCTGCGAAACCCCGAAACTGCGTACTTAGTATCAAACGAAGAGTTCGACGCAAAGCTCGAAGAATTGGGCTGGTCGCCGGGCGACCTGATTACAATGTCGGGTATGTATATGGATAGGTTTGCCTACCAAACCGAGCAAGCCATTAAGAATTGGTTTCGCAACCTGCTCGAAGTACTGTTCCAAGCTGCTGCATTGGTCGTTGATACGATACGAACATTTTTTCTAATCGTGTTGAGCATATTGGGGCCGATAGCCTTTGCGATTTCAGTGTGGGACGGTTTTCAGTCCACACTTACGCAATGGCTGACCCGATATGTGAGCGTTTATCTATGGTTGCCCGTCGCCGACCTGTTTAGTTCAATGCTTGCCAAAATTCAATCCCTTATTATCGAAAAGGATATACAGATGCTCGCTGACCCGACCTACATACCCGATACGGGTAATACGGTTTACATCATCTTTATGATTATCGGCATCGTGGGTTACTTCACTGTTCCAACTGTGACAGGCTGGGTAATTCAGGCTGGTGGTGCAGGAAACTTTACACGAAACGTAAACCAAGCCGCTATGAAAGCCGGAAACGTGGCAAGTGCCGGAGCTGGTTCTGCTGCCGGAAATATCGGAGGTCAGCTACTCAAAAAATAA
- a CDS encoding DUF4141 domain-containing protein, which yields MKKLFLMVLTAMLFAVAPSAKAQFVVTDPANLASGILNSANEIVQTSSTVSNVVKNFKEVEKVYKQGKEYYDKLKAVNNLVKDARKVQQTVLLVGDVSEMYVQNFGKMMNDPNFSAQELTAIANGYSALLNESTELLKELKQIVSSTGLSLNDKERMDIIDRVYKEVKEYHSLVRYYTNKNISVSILRAKKQNNTKRVLDLYGTPNQKYW from the coding sequence ATGAAAAAACTGTTTTTAATGGTGCTTACGGCAATGCTGTTTGCCGTTGCACCGAGTGCAAAAGCTCAATTTGTAGTAACTGACCCTGCAAATTTGGCATCAGGTATTCTCAACAGTGCGAACGAAATCGTACAGACTTCCTCAACTGTGAGCAATGTGGTTAAGAACTTCAAAGAGGTTGAAAAAGTTTATAAGCAAGGCAAGGAGTATTACGACAAGCTGAAAGCGGTCAATAACCTTGTGAAAGATGCCCGTAAGGTGCAACAGACTGTTTTGCTGGTGGGCGATGTATCGGAAATGTATGTTCAGAATTTCGGCAAAATGATGAACGACCCGAATTTCTCTGCACAGGAATTGACTGCAATCGCAAACGGTTACTCTGCTTTGTTAAACGAAAGTACAGAGCTGCTAAAGGAACTGAAACAGATTGTATCCTCCACAGGCTTGTCACTAAATGACAAAGAGCGTATGGATATTATCGACCGAGTGTATAAAGAAGTAAAAGAATACCACAGCCTTGTACGCTACTACACCAACAAGAATATCTCTGTTAGTATCCTGAGAGCAAAGAAACAGAACAATACCAAACGAGTACTTGACTTGTACGGAACTCCTAACCAAAAATATTGGTAG